In Chitinophagaceae bacterium, the genomic window AGGGCAACCATGAGGCCAAATACATTCAGCACTTTAAGGCTGCTCCACTCTACTCCAAACCAGTCTTTAAAAAAATAATATAAATTGGGATACATCCAAAAAATTTAATAGGTAAAAATAATTAATTCACGGCACATGGTAAAGGTTAATAAAATCATCGTTGAAAAAAAACAATAAAAAAACCTGCAGGCTTGTTTACCAACAGGTTTAATTTTATCAGGCAACAAATTTGTTTACTGTAAATAATTGCCAATTTGATCTATTTCATCAATATTGCCAATGCCCTTGGGATTAGGGCCATATTGGTTTTTGCCAGGGAAGCCATCGGCAAACAACAACCAAAAACCATAAAAGGGAATAAGCTGAAACCAACCGCTGTTATCCCTGTCGTGGCAGCGCTTTGCGGCTTGAGCAAAGGCAAACCAGTAAGCAGGTATTAAACCAAGTAAAAATAATAATACAGATGTTTCACTGGGTTGCACATGGTCTTCCAATAAAGGAAAATTTACAATGAACGATATTAAAATGATATAGGCGTAAATAATTAAAATGCTCAGCCCATACTCCAGCCTGCGTATCCTTCCGTTAAATGAAAAGGGGTTTTTAAACATTCAAAAAAAAGTAAAAATTAATTGCAGTAGGTTTCAAAAGCGCCCATCAAATTTTTGGCAATCATTTGCGCACTTTGCCCTTCAATCATGTGCCGCTCTACAAAATGCACCACTTTGCCATCTTTAAATAAAGCTATGGATGGTGAAGATGGCGGATAGGGTAATAAATGCTTTCTTACCTGGTTTACTGCTTCGGTATCAAAGCCGGCAAAAGTTGTGGTTATATGATTGGGTTTTACCGGGCTGTGCATTACGGCCAAAACAGCCCCCGGCCTTGCCGTACCTGCGCTGCAGCCGCATACGGAGTTAATCATTACCAGAGTGGTTCCCTTTTGGGCCAAAGCCTTATCTACTTCTTCTGCGGTAAGCAATTCAGAAAATCCGTTTTCGGTTAATTCTTCCTTCATGGGAATTACAAGTTCCTGGGGATACATATTGTAGTGTGTTTTAAAATTATAAAATGCAAAGTTACAAGCTCATAGCCAATTTACCATTGAATAATAGCCTGTGACCAGGCGACATTGTGTCGCATTAAATTAATTGTAAATGCCATATTGGCGCAATTAATGAGTGGTTAATGAATATTTGGCCCAAAAAATAAACAGGAATATAATTTGAAGTGTAACCGATGAATAAGATTATAAACTCAAAATTTAATACAGCCATGTTAGTAAGAAAAGACAATTATTTTGAAAGATCAATTGATGGGTTTTTAAAAGAACTTTTTACAGAAACCCCAGCACAAAATTGCGGCACAAGAGAAAGCAACCTGCATTTTCCACCGGTAAACATTACCGAAAACGACAATGCTTATCTGCTCGATTTAAAAGCACCGGGTTTTGAAAAAGCTGATTTTACCGTAAACCTCGATGGCAATTTGCTTACCATCAGCACCCAAAAAAAGGAAGAAATTAAAGACGAAAACCCAAAATTTGTTCGCAGGGAATTTAGCTTTACTTCTTTTAAACGCAGTTTTACCATTGATGAAAAAATTGATGCTGAAAAAATTGATGCCAAATATGAAAATGGCATTTTAAAACTGGAATTACCCAAAAAAGCCGTTGCAAAACCCGATACCAGGCAAATTTCTATTCATTAATAAATATTGTTGATTGAGATTTTAGATACATACAGTTAATTACCTTAAATAGTTTGATTAAGGTACTACCCTACCATTCCTGGCAGGGTTTGTTTTTTAAGTGTGCGCTTATCGTTAATTTTGCGGCTTAACCCAATATGATACATGAGCAGACTGATTATTTTTTTAACCTTACTTACAGCCACAAACTTTTGCACCGCACAAATAAAAGACAGTGTGCATATTAATAACGATAGTAGCCTGCGGATAAAAAACCTGGAACCCTACATTACCCTGCATGTAGATTCGCTCTTGAATTACAATTTAGAAATCAACAGGGATACGGCGCATTATTACTGGTTTTTAAAAAACAGCCCGGTTGGACTTAAAATAGGGAAAAGAAACGGCCTGCTTACTTTTAAAGCCGATAAATCTTATTTTCTTTCCGGAAAATTAAAATACGATTTTGAGTATAAAATTTTACTGAGTGTACAAAACCTCGATTTTCCCGAAGACCGTGTTGATACTTCATTTACCCTTTTGTTTTTTAATACCGAAATTATTTCTTCCCTATTAAAACCCACAGTTACCGACAAGTTTACTGCAGATGAGGGCGACACCATAAACTTTAAGATCCAATGCGACAACGGCAGCTTTCCCATTGAAGAAATTACCTTTGTGAGCAACTACGCCATTAAATCTTTAACGCCGGTACAAAAATGCGATGATGAATTTACCTGGGTAATCCCGTTTGATTTTATTAAACCATCTGATAAAGACAAACAAAAAAAATTATACCTGAATTTTATTGGCGCAACCAAATCTAAAACCCGGGATACCGCCATTATTGAAATTATGGTGAGAGACAATATTAATTACCCGCAACAAATTGAAGAGTTTTTATCACTGCAAGCAGAAACCGAAGATTATATCACCGACCTTAAAAGCAGTTTCAGGATAGTAGACAAAAGAATTAAAAAAACCAAGCAAACCCGAACCACCTTCGATTTAGCATCTGCCACTACAGCTTTGGGCGGCACGGTATTTTCTTCTATGCCCAACAGTGGCCAGCAAACCGCCGGAAAAATATTGCCCAGTGTAGGCGTAGCTTTGGTGCCGGTTAAAGAAGCTACTTCGCCCAACAGCAGCTACGAACAAAACTCGGCTACATCTATACGCAACAACATTAAAAGACTGGAGTACATGCTCTCCGAAAACAAACTGGTAGGTGAACGTGACCCTAATATATTAATAAAAACCAACCGTATTAAAGACGAGCTAAAGCAAACAAGGATACAACTCATTGATATTCCCATGCCCGAAGCAACGCCCAACCAAAAAGAACTGGATGATTATTTTAACGACCCCAAAGTAAACAAGAAATATAAAATGAAGAAACACTAAATTTTTTGTGCATTAAAATTATGCTTCAGAAAAATGTTCAATAAATTTTCCCAGTTTTTTAAAATTTTCTTTGTTTAATGTAATAAAGTTGTTCCTGCCTTCTTTGCGGCAAACAATCAATTCACTTTCGGCCAGTAATTTTATATGGTGGCTGCATGTGGGTTGAGAGAGGCCGGTAAGTTCCACCACATCGCAACAGCGCATAAAGCCCCGTTCCCGTATTTGCAAAATGATATTCATACGGTAGGGATCGGCTACTGCTGCCATTGCCTTTTCGTAAAAACAGTTTTGGGAATTTTGTGCCGTTTCCATTGATAAAACAAAGATAAATGTATTTATTTACCTGGGCAGTTTTTGTATTTTTGTATATGACTCAATCTACTTATTTTAAAAGCCCTATTGGTTTGATACAACTTACTGCCGACAGGGATTTTATTACCGGGATTAATTTTACTGAGGAGCTTGAAACACCAAATATCCAGATCACGAGCCATAACCCAGTTTTCCAAAACTGCATTAACCAATTACAAAAATATTTTAGTGGCGAGTGTATATCCTTTCAATTAAAAATCAACCAACCCGGCACAGGATTTCAGCAACAAGTATGGGCACAGTTGTGCCATATTAAACCCGGCCAAACTATAAGTTACCTTGAACTAAGTAAAAGATTGGGCAATACAAAAGCCATAAGGGCTGCAGGAACTGCAAACGGTAAAAATAATATTGCCATAGTAGTTCCCTGCCACAGGGTAATTGGCAGTAATGGCAAGCTGGTAGGCTATGCCGGCGGCTTATGGAGAAAAAAATGGCTGCTGAACCACGAAGCAAAATTTTGTAACGGGCAACAGGAATTATTTTAGTACCCGTCAAATTCTCACCCTTTTGAAAGGTACATCTGCGTAACTTTGCAAAAATTTTTTTGAAATGCTTTTAGGATTGCAGGATGTAACATTTGAGTTTGGCGCAAGAACTATTGTTGAGAATGCCACATGGCATATTCAACCCAACGAAAGAATAGGGTTAATTGGTTATAACGGAACCGGTAAAAGTACTTTGCTGAAAGTACTTACCCATCAATTTTCACCATCAAAAGGTACAGTAGAAAAAGGCAGGGAAACCACCGTAGGCTTTCTTCACCAGGATTTATTGGGATTTGATACGGAAGATTCTATTTTAAATGTAGCACTTGGCGCATTTGAAAAAGTAAAAGAACTGGAGCATAAAATTGAAGTAATGGGAGAAGAACTCTCCAAAACCGGAGATGAAAAGTTGGCGCATGATTATGCCGATTTACTGCATCAAATGGAAGTGCTGGATGGCTACAGCATTCACCACCGCACCGAAGAAATTTTACAGGGCCTGGGATTTGCCAATGCCGATTTACAAAAACCCTATAAGAATTTTAGTGGTGGATGGAGGATGCGTGTGCTATTGGCTAAAATGATTTTGCAAAGCCCCGATGTATTATTGCTGGATGAACCTACCAACCACCTGGATTTACCCAGTATTGAATGGCTGGAAAAATATTTAATGCATTATCCGGGTGCTGTAGTGGTAGTGAGCCACGACAGGTTTTTCCTGGATAGGATGGTAACTAAAATTGTAGAATTGTATCAACTGCAATTACATTTTTATACCGGTAATTATAGCTTTTATGAAACCGAAAAAGCCATGCGAATTGACCTTCAAAAAAAAGCTTTTGATAACCAGCAGGACTATATACGGCAGCAGGAACGCTTTGTTGAAAGATTTAAAGCCAAGGCCAGCAAAGCAGCGCAGGCACAAAGCATCATGAAACGGCTCGATAAATTAGATCGCATTGAAGATGTAAGTTTAGAAAGGCCAAACATGAAAATAAATTTCTCAGTTGAAAAACAACCGGGAAAAATTATTTGCTCCTTAAAAAAAATCAGCAAGCATTTTAAAGAAGTAAATATTGTAGAAAATGCCTCGGCAGAAATTGACCGGGGCGATAAAATAGCGTTAATAGGCGCAAATGGCAAGGGCAAAAGTACCTTGCTGCGTATTATTTCCGGCGCCGAACCCTTTAACGGTGAAAGGGAATGGGGACATAATGTTGTAGAAAGCTTTTATGCCCAGCACCAGCTGGAGGCATTGCATTTAGAGAACAACCTTCTGGAAGAAATGCAAACCACACGTAGCGGAAAAACCGAACTGGAACTGAGGAGCCTGCTTGGCGCATTTTTATTTAGCGGCGATAATGTAGATAAAAAAATTAAGGTACTTAGCGGGGGCGAAAGAGCAAGGGTAGCGCTGGCAAAAACCATTACCAGCAAAGCCAATTTTTTAATGCTGGATGAGCCTACCAACCACCTGGACATACACTCTGTAGATTTATTGGTTGAAGCCTTAAATAAATATGAGGGCAGCCTGATACTGGTAAGCCACGACAGGTATTTTATAAGCCGGCTTGCCAATAAAATTTGGGAAATAGATGACCATAAAATAATTGAATTTAAAGGCAGCTATGCCGAATGGGAAGACTGGAAACAAAGAAGAGAAGCCGAACAAAAAAATAAAAAAAAGGAAATTGAAACCCCAAAAGAAGTAAAAAAACAACCCGAAAATAATCCGCCAAACCAGGATCAAAAAAAAGAAGTACAGCAATTAAAATCCAAATTTAAAAAACTGGAAGAGAAAATAGCAAAACAACAACAAGAAACCAACCGCCTGGAACAAGCCCTAAGCAACCCCGAAATTTATGCAGAAACACAAAAATTTACTGCCGCCGAAAACCTTTATAAAAATGCCCAAAAAGAATTGGAAAAATTAAATGGGGAATACGAAGGAATTTTTGAACAAATAATGAAAATTGAAGAGGGGCAATAACCAGGAACTTTATTTTCCTCAAAACATGTTTAGCGTATATTCAATAGCTTTACTGCCTAATACTGCTATATGTGCTATAAAAAATTTATTTTACCAGGGTGCTTTTTTATAAGTTTAATAGCCTGTAATAACGGCAATACTAACCTTAAAAATAATATAGATACTACGGCAAAGCAAACGGATAAAAGGCTTCCGCCAGTAGAAACACAAAAGCCCAACAGCAGCTATAAGCCTGCATTTGCTGGGCAAACAAGGATAAATGCGGTAAAAACAACTACTGCAATAAACGTAGAAAAAATAGCATCAAAGCTGGGTGAGCCCTGGGCTATAATTCCTTTTACAGGCAACAGGCTGCTGGTAACAGACAAAACGGGCTTTATGCAAATAGTAAGCGAAGAAGGAACCGTATTGAAAAAAATTACCGGTTTTCCACAAGTAGATAACAGGGCGCAGGGCGGAATGCTGGATGTGGCATTGGATCCATCTTTTGCCCAAAACAAAACCATTTACTGGGCATTTTCCGAACAACAAAAAAAAGCTGGCAACCTTACCGCTATTGCCAAAGGCACAATAAATGAAACCGAAGATAAAATTGAAAATGTATTGGTAATCTTCAGGGTTTTACCTGCATTAAACAGCACTTTGCATTATGGATCCAGACTGGTTTTTGACAAAGAAGGATATTTATATTTCAGCGCCGGGGAACGCTCTGTTTTAGAGGGAAGAAAACAGGCTCAGAACCTAAAATCGGGATTGGGTAAAATTTTTAAAATAACTACAGAAGGAAAACCAGCACCAGGCAACCCATTTATCAATAATGCACATGCACAACCCGGAATATTTTCTTATGGCCATCGCAATCCGCAAAGCCTGGAGTTTAACAAAACCGGAGATTTATGGGAAGCAGAATTTGGCCCAAGGGGCGGTGATGAATTAAACTTAATAAAACCCGGGAAAGATTATGGCTGGCCCACTATTACTTATGGTATTGAATATTACGGCGCAACTATTGGTGCTGCAATTACGCAAAAAGAAGGAATGGAACAACCGGTATATTATTGGGATCCCGTAATATCACCAAGCGGAATGGCTTTTTATAATGGCCATGAAATACCTGAATGGGAAAATAATTTATTTATTGGCGGCCTTAGCAGCCAGCTTATTACCCGGCTCATATTTAAAGAAAATAAAGTAGTGGGTGAAGAACGGTTGTTTACTAATTTAAACGAAAGGTTCCGGGATATTGCTTACCACAATGGGATGCTTTATACCGTAACCGATAATGGGAACATGTACAGAGTAAAGAAAAAATCTTAAATAATAACTCATGCGTTCTTTTGAAAAATTATTATCGGAAAATAAAGCCTGGTCTAAAAACCGGCAAAGCAACGACCCGGAATTTTTTAAGCGGCTTGCCCAATTGCAAACCCCGGAATTTTTATGGATTGGCTGCAGCGACAGCCGTGTGCCAACAAATGAAATAACCGGCACACAGCCCGGTGAAATTTTTGTGCACCGCAATATTGCTAATTTAGTAATTGACACCGATGTAAACCTGCTGAGTGTTTTATATTTTGCCATAAACCATTTAAAAGTAAAGCATGTAATTGTTTGCGGCCACTATGGCTGCGGCGGTATTAAAGCTGCTATGAGCAATAGCGATTTTAAGCAAATACTCAATATGTGGCTAAGAAAAATAAAAGATGTATATAAAGAAAACAGGGAAGAACTTGATGCAATTGCCGATATGGAAAAAAGAGAAAACCGCCTTACCGAACTCAATGTAGTAGAGCAGGTACGCAGGCTCATGAAAACTTCCATTATTCAAAAAGCGTGGAAAGACAGGCAGGCGCCGGATTTACACGGCTGGGTGTATAGCTTAAATGATGGCGTTATTAACCCAATATATCATTTA contains:
- a CDS encoding DUF805 domain-containing protein, which translates into the protein MFKNPFSFNGRIRRLEYGLSILIIYAYIILISFIVNFPLLEDHVQPSETSVLLFLLGLIPAYWFAFAQAAKRCHDRDNSGWFQLIPFYGFWLLFADGFPGKNQYGPNPKGIGNIDEIDQIGNYLQ
- a CDS encoding BrxA/BrxB family bacilliredoxin, which produces MYPQELVIPMKEELTENGFSELLTAEEVDKALAQKGTTLVMINSVCGCSAGTARPGAVLAVMHSPVKPNHITTTFAGFDTEAVNQVRKHLLPYPPSSPSIALFKDGKVVHFVERHMIEGQSAQMIAKNLMGAFETYCN
- a CDS encoding Hsp20/alpha crystallin family protein, whose translation is MNKIINSKFNTAMLVRKDNYFERSIDGFLKELFTETPAQNCGTRESNLHFPPVNITENDNAYLLDLKAPGFEKADFTVNLDGNLLTISTQKKEEIKDENPKFVRREFSFTSFKRSFTIDEKIDAEKIDAKYENGILKLELPKKAVAKPDTRQISIH
- a CDS encoding winged helix-turn-helix transcriptional regulator, coding for METAQNSQNCFYEKAMAAVADPYRMNIILQIRERGFMRCCDVVELTGLSQPTCSHHIKLLAESELIVCRKEGRNNFITLNKENFKKLGKFIEHFSEA
- a CDS encoding methylated-DNA--[protein]-cysteine S-methyltransferase, giving the protein MTQSTYFKSPIGLIQLTADRDFITGINFTEELETPNIQITSHNPVFQNCINQLQKYFSGECISFQLKINQPGTGFQQQVWAQLCHIKPGQTISYLELSKRLGNTKAIRAAGTANGKNNIAIVVPCHRVIGSNGKLVGYAGGLWRKKWLLNHEAKFCNGQQELF
- a CDS encoding ATP-binding cassette domain-containing protein, which codes for MLLGLQDVTFEFGARTIVENATWHIQPNERIGLIGYNGTGKSTLLKVLTHQFSPSKGTVEKGRETTVGFLHQDLLGFDTEDSILNVALGAFEKVKELEHKIEVMGEELSKTGDEKLAHDYADLLHQMEVLDGYSIHHRTEEILQGLGFANADLQKPYKNFSGGWRMRVLLAKMILQSPDVLLLDEPTNHLDLPSIEWLEKYLMHYPGAVVVVSHDRFFLDRMVTKIVELYQLQLHFYTGNYSFYETEKAMRIDLQKKAFDNQQDYIRQQERFVERFKAKASKAAQAQSIMKRLDKLDRIEDVSLERPNMKINFSVEKQPGKIICSLKKISKHFKEVNIVENASAEIDRGDKIALIGANGKGKSTLLRIISGAEPFNGEREWGHNVVESFYAQHQLEALHLENNLLEEMQTTRSGKTELELRSLLGAFLFSGDNVDKKIKVLSGGERARVALAKTITSKANFLMLDEPTNHLDIHSVDLLVEALNKYEGSLILVSHDRYFISRLANKIWEIDDHKIIEFKGSYAEWEDWKQRREAEQKNKKKEIETPKEVKKQPENNPPNQDQKKEVQQLKSKFKKLEEKIAKQQQETNRLEQALSNPEIYAETQKFTAAENLYKNAQKELEKLNGEYEGIFEQIMKIEEGQ
- a CDS encoding PQQ-dependent sugar dehydrogenase, yielding MCYKKFILPGCFFISLIACNNGNTNLKNNIDTTAKQTDKRLPPVETQKPNSSYKPAFAGQTRINAVKTTTAINVEKIASKLGEPWAIIPFTGNRLLVTDKTGFMQIVSEEGTVLKKITGFPQVDNRAQGGMLDVALDPSFAQNKTIYWAFSEQQKKAGNLTAIAKGTINETEDKIENVLVIFRVLPALNSTLHYGSRLVFDKEGYLYFSAGERSVLEGRKQAQNLKSGLGKIFKITTEGKPAPGNPFINNAHAQPGIFSYGHRNPQSLEFNKTGDLWEAEFGPRGGDELNLIKPGKDYGWPTITYGIEYYGATIGAAITQKEGMEQPVYYWDPVISPSGMAFYNGHEIPEWENNLFIGGLSSQLITRLIFKENKVVGEERLFTNLNERFRDIAYHNGMLYTVTDNGNMYRVKKKS
- a CDS encoding carbonic anhydrase; translation: MRSFEKLLSENKAWSKNRQSNDPEFFKRLAQLQTPEFLWIGCSDSRVPTNEITGTQPGEIFVHRNIANLVIDTDVNLLSVLYFAINHLKVKHVIVCGHYGCGGIKAAMSNSDFKQILNMWLRKIKDVYKENREELDAIADMEKRENRLTELNVVEQVRRLMKTSIIQKAWKDRQAPDLHGWVYSLNDGVINPIYHLKANTAIDPLYRYDDL